From the genome of Hymenobacter sp. PAMC 26628, one region includes:
- a CDS encoding glycosyltransferase family 2 protein, translating to MLPVPSPIFSFVSPVYQAEGLVAELVRRLTAAGEALGSSFEIVLVDDRSTDGSWARIQALAARDPRVRGLRLSRNFGQHRAITAGLEQCRGEWVVVLDCDLQDRPEEIPALFAEAQRGYDLVLARRAGRQDAWHKKLLSRLFYRLLSYLTETPQDPAVANFGIYHRRVIAAVLAMRESIRYFPTMVRWVGFRTGYLDVTHAERAKGRSSYGLGRRLHLGLDILLANSDKPLRLTIKLGLLISSGAFLLVPITLLRYWAGQIYQPGYTSLIISIWFFSGLLLAVLGMVGLYIGKTFEQVKNRPLYIVDEEAGGH from the coding sequence ATGCTGCCCGTGCCGTCACCCATTTTTTCCTTCGTTAGCCCCGTGTACCAGGCCGAGGGCTTGGTGGCGGAACTGGTGCGGCGCCTGACCGCGGCGGGGGAGGCGCTGGGCAGCAGCTTCGAAATTGTGCTGGTGGACGACCGCAGCACCGACGGCTCGTGGGCCCGCATCCAGGCGCTGGCCGCCCGTGACCCGCGCGTGCGGGGCCTGCGCCTGAGCCGCAACTTTGGCCAGCACCGGGCCATCACGGCGGGGCTGGAGCAGTGCCGGGGCGAGTGGGTGGTGGTGCTAGATTGCGATTTGCAGGACCGACCGGAAGAAATACCGGCCCTATTTGCCGAGGCCCAGCGCGGGTACGACCTAGTACTGGCCCGGCGCGCGGGCAGGCAAGATGCGTGGCACAAGAAGCTGCTGTCGCGGTTATTTTACCGGCTGCTATCATACCTCACCGAAACACCGCAGGACCCGGCCGTGGCTAATTTTGGCATCTACCACCGCCGCGTGATTGCCGCGGTGCTGGCCATGCGCGAGAGCATCCGCTACTTTCCCACCATGGTGCGCTGGGTGGGATTTCGCACCGGCTACCTCGACGTGACGCACGCCGAGCGCGCCAAAGGCCGCAGCAGCTACGGGCTGGGCCGGCGGCTGCACCTGGGCCTCGACATCCTGCTGGCCAACTCGGACAAGCCCCTGCGTCTGACCATAAAACTGGGGCTGCTGATTTCGAGCGGCGCCTTTTTGCTGGTGCCCATCACCTTGCTGCGCTACTGGGCCGGGCAAATCTACCAGCCCGGCTACACCAGCCTCATTATCTCCATCTGGTTTTTTTCGGGCCTGCTGCTGGCCGTGCTGGGCATGGTGGGCTTGTACATTGGCAAGACGTTCGAGCAAGTGAAAAACCGGCCGTTGTACATTGTGGACGAGGAAGCGGGTGGGCATTAG